ATTCCATCGTTAACCATAGAACGATTTCTTTGTTCTTGATTTTGTCTAGGCTTTTATAGACTTCGTCATTGAGACCGAAGGGTGGAATCAGCAAGTCAAATGGAAAATCGAGTTTGTTGAGCTCTTCAATAATCTCTGGAGTTAAGTTTGTTGTCTGGAATGCAATCGACATCAGCGATGCGTTCTTCATGAAAATATTGTCTGAAACCTGGAATATCAGGTTTAACGAATCGCCTTTGGGCGTAAGAATATCGACTTTTGCGGATTGGTAGGCGTTGGGGTTTTCGTTTATTTCTTCCATCAGGAGAATTTTGCCGCCATGCTTTTGAATGAATTTTTGAGCCTGCAAAAGGTAAACGACAATAGTCTTTCCGCGTGCGAGAGTCCAGATGGTTCGCTTGGAACGCTTGGAGTACGAAGACGAAATAATCTTCATTTCATCTTGTAATTTTTGACTGAACGGAATGGTGTCCTGCTCGGTTGGGGCGGCCTCCGGTTCTCGTATGCCTGTGGTCTCCTCGAGCTTTTCAAGAACGTGCTGCGCCTTATCCTGGTTGTTCAATAAAAATGCTAAACCAGCAAAAATCCCCGACGCTAAAAAAAGTGCGACAATGTGTTTTAGTTTGATCATTTCATATATAAATATAACTACATTGAGTCCATGCCTATTCTATTTGCACTTGTTGGAGCTACCGGTGTTGGCAAGTCTCGCCTTTCACTGGAACTGGCGGAACGCTTTAATGCCGAAATTATCGGCGTGGATTCACGTCAAATCTACAAGGGCTTTGCCATTGGAACTGCCCAGCCGTC
Above is a window of Fibrobacter sp. UWB16 DNA encoding:
- a CDS encoding divergent polysaccharide deacetylase family protein; this translates as MIKLKHIVALFLASGIFAGLAFLLNNQDKAQHVLEKLEETTGIREPEAAPTEQDTIPFSQKLQDEMKIISSSYSKRSKRTIWTLARGKTIVVYLLQAQKFIQKHGGKILLMEEINENPNAYQSAKVDILTPKGDSLNLIFQVSDNIFMKNASLMSIAFQTTNLTPEIIEELNKLDFPFDLLIPPFGLNDEVYKSLDKIKNKEIVLWLTMESTKLNKVHNKLRPLRIHHTAEQIEETIDAAKQVLPNAAGIATRYGEQAVKHKQLLQAILKPTEKRNMWFMDLSMEERTVVPQTCKDLDITCKIAFPYNPDNSSIEDYVHQKLREAPKSGTSIMILPLTEKNLSKIEDIAKKAAKQGTTLVELSTLLNSK